Part of the Trichocoleus sp. FACHB-46 genome is shown below.
AATCCCCTACTGCTCAGATCTTTCAGCAAGCATGTGGCACTTGTCGTAGCTTCGCTACCTTTGGATCAACTACAACAAAAACTCCAGTGCTTTGTTAAGGCTTAAACACTAAAACACAATTCGTTAATTCTCAACCAACGATTCCAACTGCTGCAAAAGCTTCTCCATGCGCTTTCGCTTTTTGGGGTCATCTAGCCCCTGCTTCACCTTACGGGAAACAGAAACCAGGCGGTCGCTCAAGGTAGGTTGATGGGAAGTTGTTGCGGTGAGAGTCTTCAGTCGCTCCTTAATTTGCATCAAAGGCAAATTCTGGGCGATCGCCTCCTCTAAAAGTTGCTGCCGCGCCTGATCATTCTTTAGCCGAGCGATCGTTCGTGCCTTTGTGTATTCCAGCCTGCCCTGACGCAACACCTCTAGCACATCAACCGGAAGCCTCAGCAGCGGCAAACGTGATGTACGAAAGCTTTCAGGTGTTAAACCAATCGTCGATTCTAAGATTTCAGCGATCGCTTCCACCCGTCGGGAAACGTTTCCCGATAACTCAACTCCCTTCTTCTGAGCCGTCGCCATCTGGGTCAGCGCATCAAAAACTTCATCTTGGCTGCACTTTAATTTAAGCGTTAGCAGGTCTAACACCCCCTCCGTTTCCTCAATCGGGTTCAAGTCTTCCCGCTGCAAATTCTCAATCAATGCAAGCTGAAATGCCTCCTGGTCAGATAGTTCCCGCACCACCACAGGAACCTCCTGCAAATCAGCCAGTTGAGCCGCTCGATACCGTCGCTCTCCAGCAACCAACTCATACTGTCCCTTCGGCAGCGATCGCACCAAAATCGGCTCTAAAATGCCGTGTTGCTTGATTGACTCTACAAGCTGCTCTAGTTTTTCGGGGTCAAAAAAGCGCCGAGGTTGCTTGGCAGGCAAGCGAATCTTTTTGATCGCGATCGCGTTTGTTGCAACCGAATCTGTAGAGCCAGGATCAGGCTCAACTGAAGAACTCAAGAATGCACTAACCCCCCGCATCTCCGGAACCGCACGCTTCTTAGTCATGCTAGTGCCTCCAATTGAGTCGCGATCGTCTCCAAAACTTTGACCGCAGGATGACCAGAACTATACTGAGCCAACGGCAAATGCTCCATCGACGCATCAGCAAAAGCAGTCGCACGCGGAACAGGTGGAAAGACAGTTGTAATTGCTCCAAGCTGTTCCTGAATTGCCCCTAAAATCGATTTGTCCTGAGCATTACTAGCGGCATAAATAGTAGGCACCACTCCAGCAATCTTCAACTCAGAATTCACGTAAGTCTGTACCTGTTTAACACTATCCAACAGTAATTCTGTCCCCTTATAGCTCTTGTACTGCGTCTGAATAGGGATCAGCACATGAGTTGAAGCAACCAGACTCAAGACACTCAGAATTCCAAGACTGGGTGGTGAATCAATCAGAACCACATCATACTGATCCAAGATTGGCTCTAACACCCGCTTCAGCCGCCACTCGCGCGCCATCACAGACGTAAGCTGCATTTCTGCCGCACTAAGCATGATGTTAGAAGGCAACAAGTCCATCCCATGAATGCCCTGCTGGATCGCTAACGGAGCTTCATTGAGAATAGAGTCTGCAATAGTCTGCGTCAGATCAGCTGGCTCCAACCCCATAAAAACCGTCAAGCTCGCTTGGGGGTCCATATCAATCAGCAACACCTTACGACCATGCTGAGCGATGTGATAGCCCACATTCATAGTCAGCGACGTTTTCATCACGCCACCTGACTGGTTATAGATAGTGATTACTAAAGCCACCAGATTTACCTACGAGTCGTACTCAACAGCCTATGAGATTATGAGCGCAAGTTAATACTCTGAGCTACATTTACTCAAATCACACCATTAGAAATGGCTGAGCCACTAGTTTACAGTTTGATAGCTGTAAGCGATCGCAACTCTAATTTCAACTGGCTTCATATACGAGGAAAATACATGGTTAATTCCACGTTCAAATTCGCTGCACAATCGCCCGAAGAGTTAGCTGCCATTGTTGGTCGATTTCAGAACCAAATTCCCACCTGGCAAGATTACCTGTTCTTTTTAGGAATGCTACCAGAGTTCACTAGGCTCAAGTGGAGCTTTGAGCCAGGAACTGAAGATGAAGTAGATGAATTTGGTCGGCTATTTTGGCTACAAAGTGCTCTAGCTGAATGGGTCGACTACCTAGTGACAAAAAGCCAATCACCAGACTCAGAAGGAGTTCCGGTTCCGTCTGATCTCAGAAATTCTGAAAAAGTGGTCGTTAAAGTAAGGGCAGAACTTTCGAAAGCTGTTCTTGATCTCGCGCGCTTTACGTTTGACCGAGTATCGCATCTCAAAACAGCCAACCGCCCTACCCCCGAATCAGTTTGGTTCGCATGGGAAGTACAAAGCTTTGAGGATATGGTTTTGCATTCTGGATTAATTACCGGACAAGCAACAAAGCGGGAGAGCAAAGAAACCGTGAATGCTAGATGTCAGGAAATCGCCAAGATATTAGAAGCAGCGAATCCCAGAACATTGCTTTTGTCTACTGCAAAGGTAGACTATGCCGATGAACTTTTAGGAGATCTAGAGGCACTGCTTTGCTTCGCTTATGCAGAAGCAGTGAGTGATATCTACTTCAGAAATAGCAGGGAATACATCGGTTTTCAACGAGCCTTGAGAGCCTGGAGCCGAGAG
Proteins encoded:
- a CDS encoding ParB/RepB/Spo0J family partition protein, which encodes MTKKRAVPEMRGVSAFLSSSVEPDPGSTDSVATNAIAIKKIRLPAKQPRRFFDPEKLEQLVESIKQHGILEPILVRSLPKGQYELVAGERRYRAAQLADLQEVPVVVRELSDQEAFQLALIENLQREDLNPIEETEGVLDLLTLKLKCSQDEVFDALTQMATAQKKGVELSGNVSRRVEAIAEILESTIGLTPESFRTSRLPLLRLPVDVLEVLRQGRLEYTKARTIARLKNDQARQQLLEEAIAQNLPLMQIKERLKTLTATTSHQPTLSDRLVSVSRKVKQGLDDPKKRKRMEKLLQQLESLVEN
- a CDS encoding AAA family ATPase yields the protein MALVITIYNQSGGVMKTSLTMNVGYHIAQHGRKVLLIDMDPQASLTVFMGLEPADLTQTIADSILNEAPLAIQQGIHGMDLLPSNIMLSAAEMQLTSVMAREWRLKRVLEPILDQYDVVLIDSPPSLGILSVLSLVASTHVLIPIQTQYKSYKGTELLLDSVKQVQTYVNSELKIAGVVPTIYAASNAQDKSILGAIQEQLGAITTVFPPVPRATAFADASMEHLPLAQYSSGHPAVKVLETIATQLEALA